The proteins below come from a single Miscanthus floridulus cultivar M001 chromosome 1, ASM1932011v1, whole genome shotgun sequence genomic window:
- the LOC136489266 gene encoding homeobox-leucine zipper protein HOX23-like — translation MKPMATNGMAPSFFPANFVLQMQQPLHQQQQEHHHHHQHHDGHEAAHHLLAPPPPALVSPFLHDFGGAMAAPPPPILAAGGLGGNKRMYPDGMGGGDSHLHAAEPQQQDGGGAASDDEEGSAAAGGGCGGERKRRLSVEQVRTLERSFEVANKLEPERKEQLARALGLQPRQVAIWFQNRRARWKTKQLEKDYDALRRQLDAARAENDALLAHNKKLQAEIMALKGGGGGGGGGGGRQEAASELINLNVKETEASCSNRSENSSEINLDISRPPQAPPPAADESPTMNSYRGLPFYASAARADIDQLLHSRHPSPAAAAPKMELGHGAADTPPATAAGGGGTFGSLLCGAAIDEQPPFWPWADGHHTFQ, via the exons ATGAAGCCAATGGCAACCAATGGCATGGCCCCCTCCTTCTTCCCCGCCAACTTCGTCCTCCAAATGCAGCAGCCcctccaccagcagcagcaggagcaccaccaccaccaccaacaccatgACGGACACGAGGCGGCGCACCATCTCCTGGCTCCCCCTCCCCCGGCGCTCGTCAGCCCCTTCCTCCACGActtcggcggcgccatggccgcgccgccgccaccaatTCTGGCCGCCGGCGGCCTCGGCGGCAACAAGCGCATGTATCCCGACGGCATGGGCGGCGGCGACAGCCACCTGCACGCGGCGGAGCCCCAGCAGCAGGACGGCGGAGGCGCCGCGTCGGACGACGAGGAGGGGTCCGCCGCGGCGGGCGGCGGGTGCGGCGGCGAGCGGAAGCGGCGGCTGAGCGTGGAGCAGGTGCGCACCCTGGAGCGCAGCTTCGAGGTGGCCAACAAGCTGGAGCCGGAGCGCAAGGAGCAGCTGGCCCGCGCGCTGGGGCTGCAGCCCCGCCAGGTGGCCATCTGGTTCCAGAACCGCCGCGCCAGGTGGAAGACCAAGCAGCTGGAGAAGGACTACGACGCGCTGCGCCGGCAGCTGGACGCCGCACGCGCCGAGAACGACGCCCTCCTTGCCCACAACAAGAAGCTGCAGGCAGAG ATCATGGCGCtcaagggaggcggcggcggcggcggcggcggcggtgggaggcAGGAGGCGGCGTCGGAGCTCATCAACCTCAACGTCAAAGAGACGGAGGCCTCCTGCAGCAACCGCAGCGAGAACAGCTCCGAGATCAACCTCGACATCTCCAGGCCTCCTCAGGCGCCGCCACCAGCCGCCGACGAGAGCCCCACCATGAACAGCTACCGCGGCCTACCGTTCTACGCTTCCGCCGCCCGCGCCGACATCGACCAGCTCCTGCACAGCCGCCACCCGTCCCCGGCCGCCGCAGCGCCGAAGATGGAGCTCGGCCACGGCGCCGCCGACACACCCCCCGCCACGGCGGCGGGTGGCGGAGGCACCTTTGGCAGCCTGCTGTGCGGCGCAGCCATCGACGAGCAGCCGCCGTTCTGGCCGTGGGCCGACGGCCATCACACCTTCCAGTGA